The region CCGCGCAGTTCCTGCTGGGCTGGGATCTGAGAGCAGCGCAAATCGCCGGGCTCGCGATGTCCACCACGTCGGTTGCCGTGGTCTACGCGGTGATGGTGGAAACCGGGCTGAACGAAACTCCGATCGGCAAGCTGATCCTGGCCGCCTGTTTCGTCGACGATCTTGGAACGGTCATCGCTCTCGGATTGCTGTTCACCAGCTTCGGAGTGTGGTTCTGGATTTTTGTTTCCGTGACCGCGCTGGGGCTGATCGTCCTGCCGAAATTCACGCCCGGATACCTAGAACCTATCTCAAAATTAGAAACTCGTGTATCATCGGCGCATGTTGAGACTCAGCGATGAACATTGGGCGAGGATCCGGGAGCATTTTCCCGAGGAAAATATTCCCGATGGCCGTCCCGGACGTAAACCGATTCCTA is a window of Candidatus Zixiibacteriota bacterium DNA encoding:
- a CDS encoding cation:proton antiporter, with the protein product MALALASSLISIRIGISVALVELVVGILAGNTFHPRTSEWVNFLASFGAIVLTFLAGAELESRTLKKFWKESLVLGIMGFSAPFAVSWAAAQFLLGWDLRAAQIAGLAMSTTSVAVVYAVMVETGLNETPIGKLILAACFVDDLGTVIALGLLFTSFGVWFWIFVSVTALGLIVLPKFTPGYLEPISKLETRVSSAHVETQR